A single region of the Methylocystis echinoides genome encodes:
- a CDS encoding YVTN family beta-propeller repeat protein, giving the protein MALAVCVASASPALAYTAYISNEKGNSITVIDTDKLEATATIKVGRRPRGVELNKDGSELYICAGDDDAIQILDTKTLKLTGKLPSGPDPELLALSPSGDTIYVSNENDNLVTLIDMKRREQIGDIPVGVEPEGMAVSPDGKLLVNTSETTNMAHIIDTQTKAIVANILVDARPRFAEFKKDGSELWVSSEVGGTVAVIDPAKRELKQKISFEIPGMSKEAIQPIGISITKDGKRAFVALGPANRVAVIDAVSKKVEKYLLVGQRVWHLAFTPDEKYLLTANGVSNDVSVIDVASLKVVKSIPVGQFPWGVVVAPQ; this is encoded by the coding sequence ATGGCGCTGGCGGTATGCGTGGCGTCCGCCTCCCCCGCCCTCGCCTACACGGCCTACATCAGCAATGAAAAGGGCAACTCGATCACCGTGATCGACACGGACAAGCTCGAAGCGACGGCGACCATCAAGGTCGGCCGCCGCCCGCGTGGCGTGGAGCTGAACAAGGACGGCTCCGAACTCTACATCTGCGCGGGCGACGACGACGCCATTCAGATCCTCGACACGAAGACGCTGAAGCTCACCGGCAAGCTGCCCTCCGGCCCCGATCCGGAATTGCTGGCGCTCTCCCCGAGCGGCGACACGATCTACGTCTCCAATGAAAACGACAATCTCGTCACCCTCATCGACATGAAGCGCCGGGAGCAGATCGGCGACATTCCCGTCGGCGTCGAGCCCGAGGGCATGGCGGTGAGCCCCGACGGCAAATTGCTGGTGAATACGTCTGAAACGACGAATATGGCGCATATCATCGACACGCAGACGAAGGCGATCGTCGCCAATATTCTCGTCGACGCGCGCCCGCGTTTCGCCGAATTCAAGAAGGACGGCTCCGAGCTGTGGGTGTCGTCCGAAGTCGGCGGCACGGTCGCGGTGATCGATCCGGCAAAGCGCGAGTTGAAGCAGAAGATCAGCTTCGAGATTCCCGGGATGTCGAAAGAGGCGATCCAGCCGATCGGCATTTCCATCACGAAAGACGGCAAGCGCGCCTTTGTTGCGCTTGGGCCGGCGAACAGGGTCGCGGTGATCGACGCGGTAAGCAAGAAAGTCGAGAAATATCTTCTCGTCGGCCAGCGCGTCTGGCACCTCGCCTTCACCCCGGATGAGAAATATCTGCTCACCGCCAATGGCGTGTCGAATGACGTGTCGGTAATCGACGTGGCGAGTCTCAAGGTGGTGAAGTCGATCCCGGTGGGGCAGTTCCCCTGGGGCGTCGTGGTGGCGCCGCAATGA